From the genome of Leptotrichia sp. HSP-342:
TATTTCAAACATTCCCATAAAAATTAGAATCAAAATTTCTAAAATAAATATTGAAATTGCAATAAAAACAGCTGTTTGATGTATATTCATAATTAATGCTGCCATTAAAATCTGAAAGACAAAAATAATTCCCCATGCTTTAAAATGAAGTGTTATTCTGTAGTTTTGATTATCTGATTCCACATTTATAACTTTTTTAGGAGTTTTTATTAAAAAATTATTGCATACTTGAAGTGTCTGTTCTCCATAGTCTACATCAATTTCTGTTTTTTCATTAAATTTTACTTCTACAATTTTTTCATCATTTATTTTTAATTTAAACCTATCTCCTGCACCATTAGAAGATATTTTTGATTCTATAATTATTTTAGGCATTGACCTTTCCTTTCTTTAATAAACTATTCTTAAATTATTGAATTTGTATTTCATCTTCCAAAATTACTTTTTCACAATAAAAACATTTATATTTCGATTTTTCTTCCAAATTATTTTTATCCAAATTTTCAGAATCTTCTTTTATACGAATAAATTTTGTTTCAATATTTTCGTGATTTGAAATACATTTTGGATTATCACATTTCATAAGTCCGATAACTTTATCCAATTTTTCTAATTTCGACTTTTCTACAACTTCATAATTGTCAATTATGTTTATTGTAACATTTGGAGCTAGCAGTGAAATATTGTTTAATTCCTTTTCTTCTAATATTTTTTCCTCAATCTTTATAATCCCTTTTCTCCCAAGTGAACTGCTTGGCATATTTGTTGCGACTGTGATTCTTTCGCTATATTCCTTTAATTTTAAAATTTCTACAATTGCAAAAACTTTTTCTGACGGGATGTGATCTATTACAATTCCATGTTTTATTGCTCGTATCAGTAATTCTCTTCTTTCAGACATAACCTTTTCCTTTCTTAGAATATAAATTTTCTATTTTAAAATAATAAATTTACAGAAAAAACTCCTTGTCTTTTTTTAAAACAGTCATCATCATTGCCTGCCTTACAGGAATCCCATTTTTAGCCTGTTTAAAATATAAAGCATATTTTGTGTTGTCTAAATTTGTATCAATTTCGTCTACTCTTGGCAAAGGATGCAAAATTATCATATCATCTTTACATTTTCCTTCGATATTTTCACGGTTTATAACATAAATACCCCTTACTTTCTCATAATCTT
Proteins encoded in this window:
- the pyrI gene encoding aspartate carbamoyltransferase regulatory subunit; its protein translation is MSERRELLIRAIKHGIVIDHIPSEKVFAIVEILKLKEYSERITVATNMPSSSLGRKGIIKIEEKILEEKELNNISLLAPNVTINIIDNYEVVEKSKLEKLDKVIGLMKCDNPKCISNHENIETKFIRIKEDSENLDKNNLEEKSKYKCFYCEKVILEDEIQIQ